One genomic region from Colletes latitarsis isolate SP2378_abdomen chromosome 10, iyColLati1, whole genome shotgun sequence encodes:
- the Syt7 gene encoding synaptotagmin 7 isoform X2, which produces MERKGVILTAVFGTVGGLAVLVVLGLAVWLYLRAKKSKQRDDDDEPRDEHADNFSDDRQGKTKRNGFLNLKTPLISTKVFGAQLDPANKAAGTTGGTGVGGSGVVGSSAGSAGASGSTSSAALGGSGSGSGSGSGSGSGSGSGIGNANAGTSGIGSGANAISGSGVAGVAAGTGEPRTPTAGAQNKQLQNVKGDHPSKAFLQSRSMSLVDMYIDNSEPSENVGQIHFSLEYDFQNTTLILRIIQGKDLPAKDLSGTSDPYVRVTLLPDKKHRLETKIKRRTLNPRWNETFYFEGFPIQKLQSRVLHLHVFDYDRFSRDDSIGEMFLPLCQVDFSEKPNFWKALKPPAKDKCGELLCSLCYHPSNSVLTLTLMKARNLKAKDINGKSDPYVKVWLQFGDKRIEKRKTPIFKCTLNPVFNEAFSFNVPWEKIRECSLDVMVMDFDNIGRNELIGRIQLAGKNGSGASETKHWQDMITKPRQTIVQWHRLKPE; this is translated from the exons ATGGAGCGGAAAGGTGTGATCTTGACGGCAGTTTTCGGAACGGTCGGAGGTTTGGCAGTGTTGGTGGTCCTTGGATTGGCTGTCTGGCTCTACTTGCGCGCAAAAAAGTCGAAACAacgagacgacgacgacgagccaCGAGACGAGCACGCTGACAATTTTAGCGACGATCGCCAGGGGAAGACGAAGAGAAATGGCTTTCTAAATCTGAAGACTCCTCTAATTAGTACCAAAGTGTTTGG AGCGCAATTGGA TCCGGCGAACAAGGCAGCGGGGACGACCGGTGGAACCGGCGTCGGAGGAAGTGGCGTGGTCGGATCGAGCGCAGGAAGCGCAGGAGCGAGCGGATCGACGTCAAGCGCAGCTCTAGGTGGTAGTGGTTCCGGGTCGGGGTCGGGGTCTGGGTCGGGGTCTGGATCCGGATCCGGCATCGGGAATGCAAACGCTGGAACCAGCGGCATCGGGTCAGGCGCGAACGCCATTTCCGGTAGCGGCGTCGCCGGCGTCGCCGCTGGAACGGGGGAGCCCCGCACGCCAACCGCTGGCGCGCAAAACAAACAGCTGCAGAATGTCAAAGGGGATCACCCGTCG AAAGCTTTCCTACAAAGCAGATCCATGTCCTTGGTCGACATGTACATCGACAACTCGGAACCTAGCGAAAACGTTGGCCAAATTCATTTCAGCCTGGAGTACGACTTTCAGAATACCACGCTCATCCTTCGTATTATACAG GGTAAAGATTTGCCGGCGAAGGATTTGTCCGGGACGTCCGACCCTTACGTTCGCGTGACCCTTCTGCCGGACAAAAAGCATCGACTCGAGACGAAGATAAAAAGGCGCACGCTAAACCCACGGTGGAACGAGACGTTCTACTTCGAAG GTTTCCCGATTCAAAAGTTGCAGAGCAGAGTGCTGCATTTACACGTGTTCGACTACGATCGATTCTCGAGGGACGATTCCATCGGGGAGATGTTTCTGCCTCTCTGCCAG GTCGACTTCTCGGAGAAACCTAACTTTTGGAAAGCTCTTAAGCCTCCGGCAAAGGACAAATGCGGAGAGCTATTATGCTCGTTGTGCTATCATCCGAGCAATTCCGTGCTGACTCTGACGCTTATGAAAGCAAGAAACCTGAAGGCGAAGGATATCAACGGGAAGTCAG ATCCTTACGTGAAGGTGTGGCTGCAATTCGGCGACAAGAGAATCGAGAAACGAAAGACCCCGATATTCAAGTGCACTCTGAACCCGGTTTTCAACGAAGCGTTCTCCTTCAACGTGCCCTGGGAAAAGATTCGAGAGTGTTCGTTGGACGTGATGGTAATGGACTTTGATAACATCGGCCGGAACGAGCTGATCGGACGGATCCAACTGGCAG
- the Syt7 gene encoding synaptotagmin 7 isoform X1 codes for MERKGVILTAVFGTVGGLAVLVVLGLAVWLYLRAKKSKQRDDDDEPRDEHADNFSDDRQGKTKRNGFLNLKTPLISTKVFGAQLETTGSPANKAAGTTGGTGVGGSGVVGSSAGSAGASGSTSSAALGGSGSGSGSGSGSGSGSGSGIGNANAGTSGIGSGANAISGSGVAGVAAGTGEPRTPTAGAQNKQLQNVKGDHPSKAFLQSRSMSLVDMYIDNSEPSENVGQIHFSLEYDFQNTTLILRIIQGKDLPAKDLSGTSDPYVRVTLLPDKKHRLETKIKRRTLNPRWNETFYFEGFPIQKLQSRVLHLHVFDYDRFSRDDSIGEMFLPLCQVDFSEKPNFWKALKPPAKDKCGELLCSLCYHPSNSVLTLTLMKARNLKAKDINGKSDPYVKVWLQFGDKRIEKRKTPIFKCTLNPVFNEAFSFNVPWEKIRECSLDVMVMDFDNIGRNELIGRIQLAGKNGSGASETKHWQDMITKPRQTIVQWHRLKPE; via the exons ATGGAGCGGAAAGGTGTGATCTTGACGGCAGTTTTCGGAACGGTCGGAGGTTTGGCAGTGTTGGTGGTCCTTGGATTGGCTGTCTGGCTCTACTTGCGCGCAAAAAAGTCGAAACAacgagacgacgacgacgagccaCGAGACGAGCACGCTGACAATTTTAGCGACGATCGCCAGGGGAAGACGAAGAGAAATGGCTTTCTAAATCTGAAGACTCCTCTAATTAGTACCAAAGTGTTTGG AGCGCAATTGGA AACGACCGGTAGTCCGGCGAACAAGGCAGCGGGGACGACCGGTGGAACCGGCGTCGGAGGAAGTGGCGTGGTCGGATCGAGCGCAGGAAGCGCAGGAGCGAGCGGATCGACGTCAAGCGCAGCTCTAGGTGGTAGTGGTTCCGGGTCGGGGTCGGGGTCTGGGTCGGGGTCTGGATCCGGATCCGGCATCGGGAATGCAAACGCTGGAACCAGCGGCATCGGGTCAGGCGCGAACGCCATTTCCGGTAGCGGCGTCGCCGGCGTCGCCGCTGGAACGGGGGAGCCCCGCACGCCAACCGCTGGCGCGCAAAACAAACAGCTGCAGAATGTCAAAGGGGATCACCCGTCG AAAGCTTTCCTACAAAGCAGATCCATGTCCTTGGTCGACATGTACATCGACAACTCGGAACCTAGCGAAAACGTTGGCCAAATTCATTTCAGCCTGGAGTACGACTTTCAGAATACCACGCTCATCCTTCGTATTATACAG GGTAAAGATTTGCCGGCGAAGGATTTGTCCGGGACGTCCGACCCTTACGTTCGCGTGACCCTTCTGCCGGACAAAAAGCATCGACTCGAGACGAAGATAAAAAGGCGCACGCTAAACCCACGGTGGAACGAGACGTTCTACTTCGAAG GTTTCCCGATTCAAAAGTTGCAGAGCAGAGTGCTGCATTTACACGTGTTCGACTACGATCGATTCTCGAGGGACGATTCCATCGGGGAGATGTTTCTGCCTCTCTGCCAG GTCGACTTCTCGGAGAAACCTAACTTTTGGAAAGCTCTTAAGCCTCCGGCAAAGGACAAATGCGGAGAGCTATTATGCTCGTTGTGCTATCATCCGAGCAATTCCGTGCTGACTCTGACGCTTATGAAAGCAAGAAACCTGAAGGCGAAGGATATCAACGGGAAGTCAG ATCCTTACGTGAAGGTGTGGCTGCAATTCGGCGACAAGAGAATCGAGAAACGAAAGACCCCGATATTCAAGTGCACTCTGAACCCGGTTTTCAACGAAGCGTTCTCCTTCAACGTGCCCTGGGAAAAGATTCGAGAGTGTTCGTTGGACGTGATGGTAATGGACTTTGATAACATCGGCCGGAACGAGCTGATCGGACGGATCCAACTGGCAG
- the Syt7 gene encoding synaptotagmin 7 isoform X3 produces MERKGVILTAVFGTVGGLAVLVVLGLAVWLYLRAKKSKQRDDDDEPRDEHADNFSDDRQGKTKRNGFLNLKTPLISTKVFGTTGSPANKAAGTTGGTGVGGSGVVGSSAGSAGASGSTSSAALGGSGSGSGSGSGSGSGSGSGIGNANAGTSGIGSGANAISGSGVAGVAAGTGEPRTPTAGAQNKQLQNVKGDHPSKAFLQSRSMSLVDMYIDNSEPSENVGQIHFSLEYDFQNTTLILRIIQGKDLPAKDLSGTSDPYVRVTLLPDKKHRLETKIKRRTLNPRWNETFYFEGFPIQKLQSRVLHLHVFDYDRFSRDDSIGEMFLPLCQVDFSEKPNFWKALKPPAKDKCGELLCSLCYHPSNSVLTLTLMKARNLKAKDINGKSDPYVKVWLQFGDKRIEKRKTPIFKCTLNPVFNEAFSFNVPWEKIRECSLDVMVMDFDNIGRNELIGRIQLAGKNGSGASETKHWQDMITKPRQTIVQWHRLKPE; encoded by the exons ATGGAGCGGAAAGGTGTGATCTTGACGGCAGTTTTCGGAACGGTCGGAGGTTTGGCAGTGTTGGTGGTCCTTGGATTGGCTGTCTGGCTCTACTTGCGCGCAAAAAAGTCGAAACAacgagacgacgacgacgagccaCGAGACGAGCACGCTGACAATTTTAGCGACGATCGCCAGGGGAAGACGAAGAGAAATGGCTTTCTAAATCTGAAGACTCCTCTAATTAGTACCAAAGTGTTTGG AACGACCGGTAGTCCGGCGAACAAGGCAGCGGGGACGACCGGTGGAACCGGCGTCGGAGGAAGTGGCGTGGTCGGATCGAGCGCAGGAAGCGCAGGAGCGAGCGGATCGACGTCAAGCGCAGCTCTAGGTGGTAGTGGTTCCGGGTCGGGGTCGGGGTCTGGGTCGGGGTCTGGATCCGGATCCGGCATCGGGAATGCAAACGCTGGAACCAGCGGCATCGGGTCAGGCGCGAACGCCATTTCCGGTAGCGGCGTCGCCGGCGTCGCCGCTGGAACGGGGGAGCCCCGCACGCCAACCGCTGGCGCGCAAAACAAACAGCTGCAGAATGTCAAAGGGGATCACCCGTCG AAAGCTTTCCTACAAAGCAGATCCATGTCCTTGGTCGACATGTACATCGACAACTCGGAACCTAGCGAAAACGTTGGCCAAATTCATTTCAGCCTGGAGTACGACTTTCAGAATACCACGCTCATCCTTCGTATTATACAG GGTAAAGATTTGCCGGCGAAGGATTTGTCCGGGACGTCCGACCCTTACGTTCGCGTGACCCTTCTGCCGGACAAAAAGCATCGACTCGAGACGAAGATAAAAAGGCGCACGCTAAACCCACGGTGGAACGAGACGTTCTACTTCGAAG GTTTCCCGATTCAAAAGTTGCAGAGCAGAGTGCTGCATTTACACGTGTTCGACTACGATCGATTCTCGAGGGACGATTCCATCGGGGAGATGTTTCTGCCTCTCTGCCAG GTCGACTTCTCGGAGAAACCTAACTTTTGGAAAGCTCTTAAGCCTCCGGCAAAGGACAAATGCGGAGAGCTATTATGCTCGTTGTGCTATCATCCGAGCAATTCCGTGCTGACTCTGACGCTTATGAAAGCAAGAAACCTGAAGGCGAAGGATATCAACGGGAAGTCAG ATCCTTACGTGAAGGTGTGGCTGCAATTCGGCGACAAGAGAATCGAGAAACGAAAGACCCCGATATTCAAGTGCACTCTGAACCCGGTTTTCAACGAAGCGTTCTCCTTCAACGTGCCCTGGGAAAAGATTCGAGAGTGTTCGTTGGACGTGATGGTAATGGACTTTGATAACATCGGCCGGAACGAGCTGATCGGACGGATCCAACTGGCAG
- the Syt7 gene encoding synaptotagmin 7 isoform X4: MEIAASAMLDGLKNNRISKLALSRFLSQSLTTGSPANKAAGTTGGTGVGGSGVVGSSAGSAGASGSTSSAALGGSGSGSGSGSGSGSGSGSGIGNANAGTSGIGSGANAISGSGVAGVAAGTGEPRTPTAGAQNKQLQNVKGDHPSKAFLQSRSMSLVDMYIDNSEPSENVGQIHFSLEYDFQNTTLILRIIQGKDLPAKDLSGTSDPYVRVTLLPDKKHRLETKIKRRTLNPRWNETFYFEGFPIQKLQSRVLHLHVFDYDRFSRDDSIGEMFLPLCQVDFSEKPNFWKALKPPAKDKCGELLCSLCYHPSNSVLTLTLMKARNLKAKDINGKSDPYVKVWLQFGDKRIEKRKTPIFKCTLNPVFNEAFSFNVPWEKIRECSLDVMVMDFDNIGRNELIGRIQLAGKNGSGASETKHWQDMITKPRQTIVQWHRLKPE; encoded by the exons ATGGAAATCGCAGCCTCTGCAATGTTGGATGGCCTGAAAAATAATCGAATCAGCAAGTTGGCACTGTCGCGGTTCTTGTCGCAGAGTCT AACGACCGGTAGTCCGGCGAACAAGGCAGCGGGGACGACCGGTGGAACCGGCGTCGGAGGAAGTGGCGTGGTCGGATCGAGCGCAGGAAGCGCAGGAGCGAGCGGATCGACGTCAAGCGCAGCTCTAGGTGGTAGTGGTTCCGGGTCGGGGTCGGGGTCTGGGTCGGGGTCTGGATCCGGATCCGGCATCGGGAATGCAAACGCTGGAACCAGCGGCATCGGGTCAGGCGCGAACGCCATTTCCGGTAGCGGCGTCGCCGGCGTCGCCGCTGGAACGGGGGAGCCCCGCACGCCAACCGCTGGCGCGCAAAACAAACAGCTGCAGAATGTCAAAGGGGATCACCCGTCG AAAGCTTTCCTACAAAGCAGATCCATGTCCTTGGTCGACATGTACATCGACAACTCGGAACCTAGCGAAAACGTTGGCCAAATTCATTTCAGCCTGGAGTACGACTTTCAGAATACCACGCTCATCCTTCGTATTATACAG GGTAAAGATTTGCCGGCGAAGGATTTGTCCGGGACGTCCGACCCTTACGTTCGCGTGACCCTTCTGCCGGACAAAAAGCATCGACTCGAGACGAAGATAAAAAGGCGCACGCTAAACCCACGGTGGAACGAGACGTTCTACTTCGAAG GTTTCCCGATTCAAAAGTTGCAGAGCAGAGTGCTGCATTTACACGTGTTCGACTACGATCGATTCTCGAGGGACGATTCCATCGGGGAGATGTTTCTGCCTCTCTGCCAG GTCGACTTCTCGGAGAAACCTAACTTTTGGAAAGCTCTTAAGCCTCCGGCAAAGGACAAATGCGGAGAGCTATTATGCTCGTTGTGCTATCATCCGAGCAATTCCGTGCTGACTCTGACGCTTATGAAAGCAAGAAACCTGAAGGCGAAGGATATCAACGGGAAGTCAG ATCCTTACGTGAAGGTGTGGCTGCAATTCGGCGACAAGAGAATCGAGAAACGAAAGACCCCGATATTCAAGTGCACTCTGAACCCGGTTTTCAACGAAGCGTTCTCCTTCAACGTGCCCTGGGAAAAGATTCGAGAGTGTTCGTTGGACGTGATGGTAATGGACTTTGATAACATCGGCCGGAACGAGCTGATCGGACGGATCCAACTGGCAG
- the Syt7 gene encoding synaptotagmin 7 isoform X5, with translation MWAAVSRSLEILVAFFEYYTARAQLETTGSPANKAAGTTGGTGVGGSGVVGSSAGSAGASGSTSSAALGGSGSGSGSGSGSGSGSGSGIGNANAGTSGIGSGANAISGSGVAGVAAGTGEPRTPTAGAQNKQLQNVKGDHPSKAFLQSRSMSLVDMYIDNSEPSENVGQIHFSLEYDFQNTTLILRIIQGKDLPAKDLSGTSDPYVRVTLLPDKKHRLETKIKRRTLNPRWNETFYFEGFPIQKLQSRVLHLHVFDYDRFSRDDSIGEMFLPLCQVDFSEKPNFWKALKPPAKDKCGELLCSLCYHPSNSVLTLTLMKARNLKAKDINGKSDPYVKVWLQFGDKRIEKRKTPIFKCTLNPVFNEAFSFNVPWEKIRECSLDVMVMDFDNIGRNELIGRIQLAGKNGSGASETKHWQDMITKPRQTIVQWHRLKPE, from the exons ATGTGGGCTGCCGTCTCGAGGTCTTTGGAAATACTGGTTGCCTTCTTCGAGTATTACACCGCCAG AGCGCAATTGGA AACGACCGGTAGTCCGGCGAACAAGGCAGCGGGGACGACCGGTGGAACCGGCGTCGGAGGAAGTGGCGTGGTCGGATCGAGCGCAGGAAGCGCAGGAGCGAGCGGATCGACGTCAAGCGCAGCTCTAGGTGGTAGTGGTTCCGGGTCGGGGTCGGGGTCTGGGTCGGGGTCTGGATCCGGATCCGGCATCGGGAATGCAAACGCTGGAACCAGCGGCATCGGGTCAGGCGCGAACGCCATTTCCGGTAGCGGCGTCGCCGGCGTCGCCGCTGGAACGGGGGAGCCCCGCACGCCAACCGCTGGCGCGCAAAACAAACAGCTGCAGAATGTCAAAGGGGATCACCCGTCG AAAGCTTTCCTACAAAGCAGATCCATGTCCTTGGTCGACATGTACATCGACAACTCGGAACCTAGCGAAAACGTTGGCCAAATTCATTTCAGCCTGGAGTACGACTTTCAGAATACCACGCTCATCCTTCGTATTATACAG GGTAAAGATTTGCCGGCGAAGGATTTGTCCGGGACGTCCGACCCTTACGTTCGCGTGACCCTTCTGCCGGACAAAAAGCATCGACTCGAGACGAAGATAAAAAGGCGCACGCTAAACCCACGGTGGAACGAGACGTTCTACTTCGAAG GTTTCCCGATTCAAAAGTTGCAGAGCAGAGTGCTGCATTTACACGTGTTCGACTACGATCGATTCTCGAGGGACGATTCCATCGGGGAGATGTTTCTGCCTCTCTGCCAG GTCGACTTCTCGGAGAAACCTAACTTTTGGAAAGCTCTTAAGCCTCCGGCAAAGGACAAATGCGGAGAGCTATTATGCTCGTTGTGCTATCATCCGAGCAATTCCGTGCTGACTCTGACGCTTATGAAAGCAAGAAACCTGAAGGCGAAGGATATCAACGGGAAGTCAG ATCCTTACGTGAAGGTGTGGCTGCAATTCGGCGACAAGAGAATCGAGAAACGAAAGACCCCGATATTCAAGTGCACTCTGAACCCGGTTTTCAACGAAGCGTTCTCCTTCAACGTGCCCTGGGAAAAGATTCGAGAGTGTTCGTTGGACGTGATGGTAATGGACTTTGATAACATCGGCCGGAACGAGCTGATCGGACGGATCCAACTGGCAG
- the Syt7 gene encoding synaptotagmin 7 isoform X6 — protein sequence MWAAVSRSLEILVAFFEYYTARAQLDPANKAAGTTGGTGVGGSGVVGSSAGSAGASGSTSSAALGGSGSGSGSGSGSGSGSGSGIGNANAGTSGIGSGANAISGSGVAGVAAGTGEPRTPTAGAQNKQLQNVKGDHPSKAFLQSRSMSLVDMYIDNSEPSENVGQIHFSLEYDFQNTTLILRIIQGKDLPAKDLSGTSDPYVRVTLLPDKKHRLETKIKRRTLNPRWNETFYFEGFPIQKLQSRVLHLHVFDYDRFSRDDSIGEMFLPLCQVDFSEKPNFWKALKPPAKDKCGELLCSLCYHPSNSVLTLTLMKARNLKAKDINGKSDPYVKVWLQFGDKRIEKRKTPIFKCTLNPVFNEAFSFNVPWEKIRECSLDVMVMDFDNIGRNELIGRIQLAGKNGSGASETKHWQDMITKPRQTIVQWHRLKPE from the exons ATGTGGGCTGCCGTCTCGAGGTCTTTGGAAATACTGGTTGCCTTCTTCGAGTATTACACCGCCAG AGCGCAATTGGA TCCGGCGAACAAGGCAGCGGGGACGACCGGTGGAACCGGCGTCGGAGGAAGTGGCGTGGTCGGATCGAGCGCAGGAAGCGCAGGAGCGAGCGGATCGACGTCAAGCGCAGCTCTAGGTGGTAGTGGTTCCGGGTCGGGGTCGGGGTCTGGGTCGGGGTCTGGATCCGGATCCGGCATCGGGAATGCAAACGCTGGAACCAGCGGCATCGGGTCAGGCGCGAACGCCATTTCCGGTAGCGGCGTCGCCGGCGTCGCCGCTGGAACGGGGGAGCCCCGCACGCCAACCGCTGGCGCGCAAAACAAACAGCTGCAGAATGTCAAAGGGGATCACCCGTCG AAAGCTTTCCTACAAAGCAGATCCATGTCCTTGGTCGACATGTACATCGACAACTCGGAACCTAGCGAAAACGTTGGCCAAATTCATTTCAGCCTGGAGTACGACTTTCAGAATACCACGCTCATCCTTCGTATTATACAG GGTAAAGATTTGCCGGCGAAGGATTTGTCCGGGACGTCCGACCCTTACGTTCGCGTGACCCTTCTGCCGGACAAAAAGCATCGACTCGAGACGAAGATAAAAAGGCGCACGCTAAACCCACGGTGGAACGAGACGTTCTACTTCGAAG GTTTCCCGATTCAAAAGTTGCAGAGCAGAGTGCTGCATTTACACGTGTTCGACTACGATCGATTCTCGAGGGACGATTCCATCGGGGAGATGTTTCTGCCTCTCTGCCAG GTCGACTTCTCGGAGAAACCTAACTTTTGGAAAGCTCTTAAGCCTCCGGCAAAGGACAAATGCGGAGAGCTATTATGCTCGTTGTGCTATCATCCGAGCAATTCCGTGCTGACTCTGACGCTTATGAAAGCAAGAAACCTGAAGGCGAAGGATATCAACGGGAAGTCAG ATCCTTACGTGAAGGTGTGGCTGCAATTCGGCGACAAGAGAATCGAGAAACGAAAGACCCCGATATTCAAGTGCACTCTGAACCCGGTTTTCAACGAAGCGTTCTCCTTCAACGTGCCCTGGGAAAAGATTCGAGAGTGTTCGTTGGACGTGATGGTAATGGACTTTGATAACATCGGCCGGAACGAGCTGATCGGACGGATCCAACTGGCAG
- the Syt7 gene encoding synaptotagmin 7 isoform X7: MWAAVSRSLEILVAFFEYYTARTTGSPANKAAGTTGGTGVGGSGVVGSSAGSAGASGSTSSAALGGSGSGSGSGSGSGSGSGSGIGNANAGTSGIGSGANAISGSGVAGVAAGTGEPRTPTAGAQNKQLQNVKGDHPSKAFLQSRSMSLVDMYIDNSEPSENVGQIHFSLEYDFQNTTLILRIIQGKDLPAKDLSGTSDPYVRVTLLPDKKHRLETKIKRRTLNPRWNETFYFEGFPIQKLQSRVLHLHVFDYDRFSRDDSIGEMFLPLCQVDFSEKPNFWKALKPPAKDKCGELLCSLCYHPSNSVLTLTLMKARNLKAKDINGKSDPYVKVWLQFGDKRIEKRKTPIFKCTLNPVFNEAFSFNVPWEKIRECSLDVMVMDFDNIGRNELIGRIQLAGKNGSGASETKHWQDMITKPRQTIVQWHRLKPE, encoded by the exons ATGTGGGCTGCCGTCTCGAGGTCTTTGGAAATACTGGTTGCCTTCTTCGAGTATTACACCGCCAG AACGACCGGTAGTCCGGCGAACAAGGCAGCGGGGACGACCGGTGGAACCGGCGTCGGAGGAAGTGGCGTGGTCGGATCGAGCGCAGGAAGCGCAGGAGCGAGCGGATCGACGTCAAGCGCAGCTCTAGGTGGTAGTGGTTCCGGGTCGGGGTCGGGGTCTGGGTCGGGGTCTGGATCCGGATCCGGCATCGGGAATGCAAACGCTGGAACCAGCGGCATCGGGTCAGGCGCGAACGCCATTTCCGGTAGCGGCGTCGCCGGCGTCGCCGCTGGAACGGGGGAGCCCCGCACGCCAACCGCTGGCGCGCAAAACAAACAGCTGCAGAATGTCAAAGGGGATCACCCGTCG AAAGCTTTCCTACAAAGCAGATCCATGTCCTTGGTCGACATGTACATCGACAACTCGGAACCTAGCGAAAACGTTGGCCAAATTCATTTCAGCCTGGAGTACGACTTTCAGAATACCACGCTCATCCTTCGTATTATACAG GGTAAAGATTTGCCGGCGAAGGATTTGTCCGGGACGTCCGACCCTTACGTTCGCGTGACCCTTCTGCCGGACAAAAAGCATCGACTCGAGACGAAGATAAAAAGGCGCACGCTAAACCCACGGTGGAACGAGACGTTCTACTTCGAAG GTTTCCCGATTCAAAAGTTGCAGAGCAGAGTGCTGCATTTACACGTGTTCGACTACGATCGATTCTCGAGGGACGATTCCATCGGGGAGATGTTTCTGCCTCTCTGCCAG GTCGACTTCTCGGAGAAACCTAACTTTTGGAAAGCTCTTAAGCCTCCGGCAAAGGACAAATGCGGAGAGCTATTATGCTCGTTGTGCTATCATCCGAGCAATTCCGTGCTGACTCTGACGCTTATGAAAGCAAGAAACCTGAAGGCGAAGGATATCAACGGGAAGTCAG ATCCTTACGTGAAGGTGTGGCTGCAATTCGGCGACAAGAGAATCGAGAAACGAAAGACCCCGATATTCAAGTGCACTCTGAACCCGGTTTTCAACGAAGCGTTCTCCTTCAACGTGCCCTGGGAAAAGATTCGAGAGTGTTCGTTGGACGTGATGGTAATGGACTTTGATAACATCGGCCGGAACGAGCTGATCGGACGGATCCAACTGGCAG
- the Syt7 gene encoding synaptotagmin 7 isoform X8, with protein MGAALLATTGSPANKAAGTTGGTGVGGSGVVGSSAGSAGASGSTSSAALGGSGSGSGSGSGSGSGSGSGIGNANAGTSGIGSGANAISGSGVAGVAAGTGEPRTPTAGAQNKQLQNVKGDHPSKAFLQSRSMSLVDMYIDNSEPSENVGQIHFSLEYDFQNTTLILRIIQGKDLPAKDLSGTSDPYVRVTLLPDKKHRLETKIKRRTLNPRWNETFYFEGFPIQKLQSRVLHLHVFDYDRFSRDDSIGEMFLPLCQVDFSEKPNFWKALKPPAKDKCGELLCSLCYHPSNSVLTLTLMKARNLKAKDINGKSDPYVKVWLQFGDKRIEKRKTPIFKCTLNPVFNEAFSFNVPWEKIRECSLDVMVMDFDNIGRNELIGRIQLAGKNGSGASETKHWQDMITKPRQTIVQWHRLKPE; from the exons ATGGGCGCTGCTTTACTTGC AACGACCGGTAGTCCGGCGAACAAGGCAGCGGGGACGACCGGTGGAACCGGCGTCGGAGGAAGTGGCGTGGTCGGATCGAGCGCAGGAAGCGCAGGAGCGAGCGGATCGACGTCAAGCGCAGCTCTAGGTGGTAGTGGTTCCGGGTCGGGGTCGGGGTCTGGGTCGGGGTCTGGATCCGGATCCGGCATCGGGAATGCAAACGCTGGAACCAGCGGCATCGGGTCAGGCGCGAACGCCATTTCCGGTAGCGGCGTCGCCGGCGTCGCCGCTGGAACGGGGGAGCCCCGCACGCCAACCGCTGGCGCGCAAAACAAACAGCTGCAGAATGTCAAAGGGGATCACCCGTCG AAAGCTTTCCTACAAAGCAGATCCATGTCCTTGGTCGACATGTACATCGACAACTCGGAACCTAGCGAAAACGTTGGCCAAATTCATTTCAGCCTGGAGTACGACTTTCAGAATACCACGCTCATCCTTCGTATTATACAG GGTAAAGATTTGCCGGCGAAGGATTTGTCCGGGACGTCCGACCCTTACGTTCGCGTGACCCTTCTGCCGGACAAAAAGCATCGACTCGAGACGAAGATAAAAAGGCGCACGCTAAACCCACGGTGGAACGAGACGTTCTACTTCGAAG GTTTCCCGATTCAAAAGTTGCAGAGCAGAGTGCTGCATTTACACGTGTTCGACTACGATCGATTCTCGAGGGACGATTCCATCGGGGAGATGTTTCTGCCTCTCTGCCAG GTCGACTTCTCGGAGAAACCTAACTTTTGGAAAGCTCTTAAGCCTCCGGCAAAGGACAAATGCGGAGAGCTATTATGCTCGTTGTGCTATCATCCGAGCAATTCCGTGCTGACTCTGACGCTTATGAAAGCAAGAAACCTGAAGGCGAAGGATATCAACGGGAAGTCAG ATCCTTACGTGAAGGTGTGGCTGCAATTCGGCGACAAGAGAATCGAGAAACGAAAGACCCCGATATTCAAGTGCACTCTGAACCCGGTTTTCAACGAAGCGTTCTCCTTCAACGTGCCCTGGGAAAAGATTCGAGAGTGTTCGTTGGACGTGATGGTAATGGACTTTGATAACATCGGCCGGAACGAGCTGATCGGACGGATCCAACTGGCAG